In Salisediminibacterium beveridgei, one DNA window encodes the following:
- a CDS encoding protein adenylyltransferase SelO: MSQSVKQDTFGWNLEQSYVRSLPERFYTVTDPQPVKDPHLLLLNDELAKELGLNPDAVTDEVVGVLSGNAFPKGALPFSQSYAGHQFGQFTMLGDGRAIMIGEQITPEGKRLDLQLKGSGRTDYSRGGDGRAALGPMLREYLISEALYAMKIPANRALSITLTGEPVFRQTVQPGAILTRVADSHLRVGTFQFAAQFGDDGDVKKLADYAILRHDPDLEEQPEKYHHFFQRVMDRQAKLMADWLHVGFIHGVMNTDNMSISGESIDFGPCAFLDDYDPATVFSSIDREGRYAYGNQPYIASWNLARLAETLISLIHDDQDEAVKLLQKDLEQFATLYQNYWLEGMRRKLGLKEAKDNDRSLFNDLLQWMEEHHADFTNTFRSLSNGKEPEGTDTALREWIAHWHQRLADEGASVDNAHAQMKQVNPVVIPRNHLVEEALQKAETDSDMTFFRDLLQAVRQPYDENELTKRFTTPPPPDFTDGYQTFCGT, translated from the coding sequence ATGTCTCAATCTGTGAAACAAGACACTTTCGGCTGGAACCTCGAACAAAGCTATGTCCGTTCATTGCCTGAACGTTTTTATACGGTGACAGATCCACAACCAGTAAAGGACCCTCACCTCTTGCTGTTAAACGACGAATTGGCTAAAGAGTTAGGGTTGAATCCTGATGCTGTAACCGATGAAGTTGTCGGCGTCCTGTCCGGCAACGCATTCCCGAAAGGGGCACTTCCCTTTTCCCAGAGCTATGCAGGGCATCAGTTCGGTCAGTTCACCATGCTTGGCGATGGCCGGGCGATCATGATCGGTGAACAAATCACGCCTGAAGGGAAGCGGCTGGATTTGCAACTGAAAGGCTCAGGACGAACCGATTACTCGAGAGGTGGTGACGGGCGTGCTGCTCTCGGACCAATGCTGAGAGAATACCTGATCTCTGAAGCCCTCTATGCGATGAAAATCCCTGCGAACCGGGCATTGTCCATTACCCTCACCGGTGAACCGGTGTTCCGGCAAACCGTCCAACCCGGTGCAATTTTGACCCGTGTGGCGGACAGTCATCTCCGGGTTGGGACGTTTCAATTTGCGGCACAGTTTGGTGATGATGGCGACGTGAAGAAGCTGGCGGATTATGCCATCTTGCGTCACGATCCCGATCTCGAAGAGCAACCGGAAAAATATCACCACTTTTTCCAACGGGTGATGGATCGCCAGGCCAAACTGATGGCCGACTGGCTTCATGTCGGCTTCATCCATGGCGTCATGAACACCGACAACATGAGCATCAGCGGCGAATCGATTGATTTCGGTCCTTGTGCATTTTTAGATGATTATGACCCGGCGACCGTCTTCAGTTCCATTGACCGTGAGGGTCGCTATGCCTACGGTAACCAGCCCTATATTGCATCGTGGAACCTCGCTCGCCTTGCGGAAACATTGATTTCTTTGATTCACGATGACCAGGATGAAGCCGTCAAGCTTCTTCAAAAAGATCTGGAACAGTTTGCGACGCTCTACCAGAACTACTGGCTCGAAGGCATGCGCAGAAAACTTGGACTGAAAGAAGCGAAAGATAACGACCGGTCACTCTTTAATGACTTACTGCAATGGATGGAAGAACATCACGCCGATTTTACCAATACCTTCCGATCCCTCAGTAACGGAAAAGAACCTGAGGGGACCGATACCGCATTGCGTGAATGGATCGCCCACTGGCACCAGCGCCTTGCAGATGAAGGGGCATCGGTGGATAACGCTCATGCACAGATGAAGCAGGTCAACCCGGTGGTTATTCCAAGAAATCACCTGGTCGAAGAAGCGCTGCAGAAGGCAGAGACTGACAGTGACATGACCTTCTTTCGGGATTTATTACAGGCCGTTCGCCAGCCTTACGATGAAAATGAATTAACCAAACGCTTCACCACCCCACCGCCACCTGATTTTACCGACGGGTATCAGACGTTTTGTGGCACTTAA